From Pseudomonas hormoni:
GCCGGGTACTCGACCTATGGCGTCGAAATGCATTATTTGCGGCCCTCGGCGTCCTTGGCCACTTCGTCAGTGCGCGCGGCCATGATGAAATCGTTGCGGTGCAGGCCCTTGATGGAGTGGCTCCACCAGGTCACGGTGACTTTGCCCCATTCGGTCAGCAGGCCTGGGTGGTGACCTTCGGCCTCGGAGATTTCCCCGACCGCGTTGGTGAACGCCAGTGCGTGTTTGAAATTCTTGAACAGGAAAACTTTTTCCAGTTGCATGATGCTGTCGCGAACTTCGATGTTCCAGTCAGGGATCTGCTTGATCAGGACCGGCAGTTCTTCGTCGCTGACCTGAGGGGCATCGGCGCGGCAGGCTTCGCAATGAGCTTGGTTCAATGTGGACATGATGTGTTCCTGAAATCGAATTATTGGAAATCGGCCGTCAGTGTCACCACGCTAAACCAAAGCGTCGGTTCCTGACAGGCTCACTTGATTCTAAAAGCTACGGATCACGCGGCTTTTGGTTTGGGCGGAAATTTCGGTGCGTGCAAGCCCAGCTGCATGCCTTGCTTGACCATGCCCATGATGTCTTCGTGGGCAAGATCGAACAAACGCTTGAGGTTCGGCAGGACAAAGTACAGCGGTTGCAGAATGTCGATGCGATACGGCGTACGCATGCACTCCAGCGGATCGAACGTCTGATGCTCAGGTTCGTCCGACAGGCAGTAAACGGTTTCTTTCGGCGAGGAGAGAATGCCGCCGCCGTAAATGCGCTGGCCTTCGGGTGTGTCCACCAGGCCGAACTCGATGGTCATCCAGTACAAGCGCGCCAGGTAAACGCGTTCTTCCTTGGAAGCCTGTAGGCCTAGTTTGCCGTAGGTGTGGGTGAATTCGGCGAACCAGGGGTTGGTCAGCAGCGGACAGTGGCCAAAGATCTCGTGGAAAATGTCCGGCTCTTGCAGGTAATCCAGCTCTTCGCGGGTACGAATAAACGTCGCCACCGGAAACTGTTTGTTCGCCAGCAATTCGAAAAAGGTCTGGAAGGGAATCAGTGCGGGAACCCGGGCCACTTGCCAGCCGGTGGTTTCACCGAGGACCTTGTTGATTTCACCGAGTTGCGGAATGCGGTCGTGGGGCAGACCGAGTTTTTCGATACCGTCCAGGTATTCCTGGCACGCACGCCCTTCGATCACTTTCAGTTGGCGAGTGATCAGCGTGTTCCACACCGCATGTTCTTCGGCGGGGTAGTCGATAAAACCTTGCGCATCGGGCTCGCGAGCCACGTATTGCGTCTGCTTCATGCTGCTCTCCTGCTAGGGGATTTCGTTCTTGTTATGTCCTGCTATGGACCCAGAAATACCTCAATGATTGCGGCATTGCAGTAGGTGATCGGCGCTCCCTGTAGGAAAGAACCGCGAAAAACGTAAAGTTTTCGTTACGAATCGGTACCCGCCGCGTAGTTGCTGAGATTCTCGGGTTTGAAAAGCGCTTTGGCTGTCACATAATCTTGACGGTAATCTGAGTGCCCCATCAGAAAAATCGGGCGCTAACCCTGTGGGAGCCAGCCTGCTGGCGATAGCGGTGTGTCATTCGACATCAACATCACCTGATGCGACGCCATCGCCAGCAGGCTGGCTCCCACAGGTCAATCATCGTTTATCAGGTCTTTTATATGCGTATCAAAGTCCACTGCCAGAACCGCATCGGCATTCTGCGCGACATTCTCAACTTGCTGGTCGAGTACGGGATCAACGTCGCCCGTGGTGAAGTGGGTGGGGAGCATGGCAACGCGATCTACCTGCATTGCCCGAACCTGATCAACATTCAGTTCCAGGCACTGCGTCCGAAATTCGAATCGATTGCCGGTGTCTTTGGCGTCAAGCGAGTAGGGCTGATGCCCAGCGAGCGTCGGCACATGGAACTCAATGCCTTGCTCGGCGCCCTGGAATTTCCGGTGCTATCGATCGACATGGGCGGTTCGATCGTCGCGGCCAACCGGGCAGCGGCGCAGTTGCTCGGTGTGCGTGTCGATGAGGTGCCGGGGATTCCCTTGTCGCGTTACGCCGAGGATTTCGATTTGCCGGAGCTGGTGCGCGCCAACAAGTCGCGGATCAACGGGCTGCGGGTCAAGGTCAAGGGCGATGTGTTTCTGGCCGACATCGCGCCGCTGCAATCGGAGCATGACGACAGCGAGGCCATGGCCGGCGCGGTGCTGACGCTGCATCGTGCCGATCGGGTAGGGGAGCGCATCTACAACGTGCGCAAGCAGGAGCTGCGCGGGTTCGACAGCATCTTCCAGAGTTCGAAAGTGATGGCCGCCGTGGTGCGTGAAGCCCGGCGCATGGCGCCGCTGGATGCGCCGCTATTGATAGAAGGCGAAACCGGCACCGGCAAGGAGTTGTTGGCGCGGGCCTGTCACCTGGCCAGTCCGCGCGGGCAGTCGCCGTTGATGGCGCTCAACTGCGCAGGTCTGCCGGAGTCGATGGCCGAGACTGAACTGTTCGGCTACGGCCCCGGCGCATTCGAGGGGGCGCGGGCCGAGGGCAAGCTCGGGCTGCTGGAGCTGACGGCGGGGGGGACGCTGTTCCTCGATGGCGTCGGGGAAATGAGCCCGCGCTTGCAGGTGAAATTGCTGCGCTTCCTGCAGGACGGTTGCTTCCGTCGCGTAGGCAGTGATGAAGAGGTTTATCTGGATGTGAGAGTGATCTGCGCGACGCAGGTTGATCTGTCGGAATTGTGCGCCCGAGGCGAGTTTCGCCAGGATTTGTATCACCGCTTGAACGTGCTTTCGCTGCACATCCCGCCGCTGCGCGAATGCCTGGATGGCTTGACGCCGCTGGTGGAGCACTTCCTTGATCAGGCCAGTCGGCAAATCGGTTGCCCGCTGCCGAAACTGGCGCCGGCGGCCATGGAACGGCTCGGTCATTATCATTGGCCGGGCAATGTCCGACAGCTGGAAAACGTGCTGTTCCAGGCGGTTTCGTTGTGCGAGGGCGGGACGGTCAAGGCTGAACACATTCGCCTGCCAGACTACGGCGTGCGTCAGCCGCTTGGCGACTTCTCCCTTGAAGGCGGGCTGGATGCGATTGTCGGGCGCTTTGAAAAAGCCGTGCTGGAGCGTTTGTATTCCGAACATCCGAGCAGTCGGCAATTGGGCAAGCGGTTGGGGGTTTCGCATACCACCATTGCCAATAAGTTGCGTGAGTATGAGGTTGGCAAAGAACCCGGCTAGACCGCTTTTGTGGCGAGGGAGCTTGCTCCCGCCGGGCTGCGGAGCAGCCCCAGAATGAACGTCCGCATTACTACAGGCGGATCCCGCAGGATGGTTTTGCGGTCGCTTCGCGCCCGAGCGGGAGCAAGCTCCCTCGCCACAGGTGATGGGTTGACCTCCAAGGCTGGCTGTTGCCGCGAAGCGGCATAACACCGCCGGTTTTTCGTCTTCGACACAATCCCCCATTCCCTTCTGAACCCCTCAAGTCCTTTGTTTGCCGGGCCCCGCGCCGTCAGAAAAAAGTTGGTCTGCAAATTGCTTATGGCTCAGCAGTACAGCGGTGGGCGGCAAACGTCCGGCATGCAGAGGAAAGAGTGTGGACAAGTACCTTTATGTGGCAATGACCGGCGCCAGCCAGAATGCACTGGCGCAGAAGGCTCATGCGAACAACCTGGCGAACATCTCCACCAACGGTTTCCAGAAAGACCTGGAGCAGGCGCGTTCGATGCCGGTGTTCGGTGACAGCTTTCCGGCGCGTGCTTTTGCCATGTCTGAACGTCCGGCCACCGACTTCTCTTCGGGCTCTCTGGTGGAAACCGGTCGCGACCTCGACGTCGCGGTGCAGGGCAATGGCTGGATCGCCGTGCAGAACCCGGACGGTGGCGAAAGCTACGTGCGCACCGGCAGCCTGAACGTTGACGCCCTGGGCGTATTGCGCGCCGGCAACGGTATGCCGGTGTTGGGCAATGGCGGGCCGATCTCCGTGCCGCCCGAGCAGCAGATCGAAGTCGGCGAAGACGGCACCGTCAGCATCCGTGCGATGGGCGAAGGTCCTCGCGTGATGGCGGAAGTCGACCGCATCAAGCTGGTCAACCCGGATTTCAAGAACATGACCAAGGGCCTGGACGGTTCGATCCACACCAAGGACGGCCAGCCGGCGCAAGCCGATGCCAACGTCAAACTGGTGTCCGGGTTCCTTGAGTCGAGCAACGTCAATGCCGTGGAAGAGATGACTTCTGTACTGGCCCTGGCCAAGCAGTTCGAATTGCACATCAAGATGATGAACACCGCCAAAGACGACGACCAGGCCATGGCTCGGGTCTTGCAGATCAGCTAATTATCAGAACGTCGCGCCGTAAAACAGGCGCACGAGGAGAATCGAATGCTTCCGGCTCTATGGGTTGCCAAAACAGGTCTGTCCGCCCAGGACACCAACCTGACCACCATTTCCAACAACCTGGCCAACGTGTCGACCACGGGTTTCAAACGTGACCGTGCCGAGTTCCAGGACTTGCTGTACCAGATCAAACGCCAGCCGGGCGCCCAGTCGACCCAGGACAGCGAACTGCCGTCGGGCCTGCAAATTGGTACCGGTGTGCGAATCGTCGGCACCCAGAAAAACTTCAACGCCGGTAGCCTGCAAACCACCGAGCAGCCGCTGGACATGGCCATCGACGGTCGCGGTTTCTTCCAGATCCTGCAACCGGACGGCACCACGTCCTACACCCGTGACGGCACGTTCCACCTCGATTCCAACGGCCAGATCGTCAACGCCAGCGGCTTCGCCCTCGAGCCGGCCATTGTTATCCCGAACGACGCGCAGACCTTCACGGTCGGTCGCGACGGCACCGTGTCCATCACCATTGCCGGCAACCCGGCGTCCCAGGTGATCGGCAACCTGCAAACCGCCGACTTCATCAACCCGGCCGGCCTGCAAGCGGTGGGTAACAACCTGTTCCTGGAAACCGCCGCCAGCGGTGCGCCGCAAGTCGGTACGCCAGGCTTGGCCGGTTTTGGCACCACGCTGCAGAACACCCTGGAAACGTCCAACGTCAGCACGGTAGAAGAGATGGTCAACATGATCACCACTCAGCGCGCCTACGAGATGAACTCCAAGGTGATCTCCACCGCCGACCAGATGCTCTCGTTCGTAACGCAGAATCTGTAATCAAGTCTATGAGGCGGCCATAAGGTCGCCTGCAACACCGTGAGGTAGGGTCATGAATCGCTTTGTATCTGTTCTGGCACTGAGTGGGGTCGCCGCGCTGGCGGGGTGCGTCGGTCCGACGCCCAAGCCCAATGACCCTTACTACGCCCCGGTGTTGCCGCGTACGCCGTTGCCGGCTGCCGCGAATAACGGCTCGATCTACCAGGCCGGTTTCGAACAGAACCTGTACAGCGACCGCAAGGCGTTCCGGGTCGGTGACATCATCACCATCACCCTGAACGAGAAGACCCAGGCCAGCAAGAACGCCAACTCGCAAATCGGCAAGAACAGCAAGGCCAGCATCGGTTTGTCCTCGCTGTTCGGCACGATACCCAACACGAATAACCCGCTCAGCGATGGTGATCTGACGCTGGACGCCGGCTACAGCGGTGACCGCGCCACCAAGGGCGACAGCAAGGCCGGGCAGGGCAACAGCCTGACCGGTTCGATCACCGTGACCGTCGCCGACGTGTTGCCCAACGGCATCATCGCCGTGCGCGGCGAGAAGTGGATGACCCTCAATACCGGTGATGAACTGGTACGGATCGCCGGCCTGGTCCGGGCCGACGACATCGCCACCGACAACACGGTGTCGTCGACCCGCATTGCCGATGCACGCATCACCTACTCGGGCACCGGTTCGTTTGCCGATGCGAGTCAGCCAGGCTGGTTCGACCGTTTCTTCCTCAGCCCGCTGTTCCCTTTCTAGGTGGCTACGTTGAATTTCAGAAGTCTCATCGTTGCGGCCCTGATGTTGTCGGCAGCCTTCAACGCTCAAGCCGAGCGGCTGAAGGACATTGCCAGTATTTCCGGCGTGCGTTCCAACCAATTGATCGGTTACGGCCTGGTGGTCGGGCTTAACGGCACCGGTGACCAGACGACGCAAACCCCGTTCACCCTGCAGACCTTCAACAACATGCTCTCGCAGTTCGGCATCAAGGTGCCGGCCGGTTCAGGCAACGTGCAGCTGAAGAACGTCGCGGCGGTATCGATCAGTGCCGACTTGCCGGCGTTCGCCAAGCCGGGTCAGCAGGTGGACATCACCGTGGCGTCCATCGGTAACTCCAAGAGCCTGCGGGGCGGCACCTTGCTGTTGACGCCGCTCAAGGGCATCGATGGCAACGTGTACGCGGTCGCCCAGGGTAACCTGGTGGTCGGCGGTTTTGACGCCGAAGGTCGCGACGGTTCGAAGATCACCGTCAACGTTCCGTCGGCCGGTCGCATCCCCGGTGGTGCATCGGTGGAGCGTTCGGTGCCGAGCGGTTTCAACCAAGGCAACAGCCTGACCCTGAACCTCAACCGTTCCGACTTCACCACCGCCAAGCGCATCGTCGACAAGATCAACGACATGCTCGGCCCTGGCGTCGCACAGGCCATCGACGGCGGTTCGATTCGCGTCACCGCGCCACTGGATCCGAGCCAGCGGGTCGACTACCTGTCGATCCTCGAAAACCTCGAAGTCGATCCAGGCCAGGCGGTGGCGAAAGTCATCATCAACTCGCGTACCGGCACCATCGTTATCGGCCAGAACGTCAAGGTTTCCCCGGCCGCCGTGACCCACGGCAGCCTGACCGTGACCATCACCGAAGACCCGATCGTCAGCCAGCCCGGCCCTCTGTCCAATGGTCAGACAGCCGTCGTGCCGCGCTCGCGGGTCAATGCGCAACAGGAAGCCAAGCCGATGTTCAAGTTCGGTCCGGGCACCACCCTCGACGAGATCGTGCGTGCGGTGAACCAGGTCGGCGCGGCACCGGGTGACTTGATGGCCATCCTCGAAGCACTGAAGCAGGCCGGCGCGTTGCAAGCCGATCTGATCGTGATCTGAGGACGGCGACCATGGATATGCGCAAGGGCGGTTTGGGTGTCAGTAGCAACGATTCGGGCTCCTATTCGGACCTGAATCGGCTGAACCAGCTCAAGGTCGGTGACAAGAACAGCGACGGGAACATGCGCAAAGTGGCGCAGGAGTTCGAGTCGCTTTTCCTCGGTGAAATGCTCAAGTCCATGCGCAAGGCTACCGACACCCTGGGTGAGGACAATCCACTCAACACCCCGGCGGCCAAGCAGTACCAGGAAATGTACGACCAGCAACTGGCCGTTTCCATGTCCCGCCAAGGTGGTGGTATTGGCCTGGCGGACGTGCTGATGCGTCAGATGTCGAAGAACAAACCGCTGGCGCCGGGCGAAGCAGCTGCCGCATCGGCGGCCAAGCAAGCGGCCGCGAAAGCCGCCGTGGAAACGCCAATTGCCGCCGGCACGGTCGCCGTCAACGGACCGTTGTCGCGCCTCAATGGCGAGCGTCCGTTGTGGGCATCGCGCTCGGTCCGTGCACCGCAGGCAGAAGGCGACGGTACGCACCGCAATGACATGGCGCTGATCAATCAGCGACGTCTGGCGTTGCCACCGAAACTGGCTGACCGCTTGCTGGCAGGTCTGGTGCCTTCGGCCACGACTGCGGCCACGACAGTCAACAAGACGCCATTGCCGGAGCGCACCACGCTTACCGGTTCAGGGCCGTTGTACAACGGTGATTGGCTGGCGAATGCCCAGGCAGCATCGAACGGAGGGCTGCAGATTCATGGTCGTGCCATGGCGCAAATTCCCCTGGCGCCAGCGAAGAAAGCCTTCAGCTCCGCCGATGAATTCGTCAATACCATGCTGCCGATGGCCAAGGAAGCCGCCGAGCGTATCGGGGTCGATCCGCGTTACCTCGTGGCCCAGGCGGCGCTGGAAACCGGTTGGGGCAAATCGGTCATGCGCGCACAGGATGGCAGCAGCAGCCACAACCTGTTCGGTATCAAGGCCAGCAGCAGCTGGCAGGGCAATTCGGCGCGGGCGATCACCAGCGAATTCAGGAATGGCGCGATGGTCAAGGAGACGGCCGAGTTCCGTTCCTACGACTCTTACAAGGACAGTTTCCATGACCTTGTGACTTTGTTGCAAACCAACAATCGCTATCAAGATGTCGTGAAGTCGGCCGATAACCCAGAACAGTTTGTACGCGAGTTGCAAAAGGCCGGTTACGCAACCGACCCGGACTACGCGAGCAAGATTTCGCAGATAGCCAAGCAGATGACGAGTTACCAGAACTACGCTGCGGCGGGCGTTTCCACCACGCCTTTATAGGCACAAGGATTAAGGTCTGAATCATGAGTTTGCTCAATATCGGGATGTCGGGTCTGGCCGCTGGCCAATCCTCGTTGATGACCACCGGCAACAACATTGCCAACGTCGACACCGCCGGGTACTCCCGCCAGCAAACAGTGCAGGGCACCAAGGCCTCGCAGCATTTCGGCAACGTGTACATCGGCACCGGCACGACGCTGGCCGATGTGCGTCGCGTGTACAACAGCTATCTCGATGCGCAGTTGCAGACCACCACTTCGCTCAACAGCGATTCGGCCGCCTACCTGAATCAGGTCACGCCGCTGGACAAATTGCTCTCTGACACCAGCACCGGCCTGAACGGCGCCCTGACCAAGTTTTTTGCCTCGGTGCAGAACGTCAACGCCAAGCCGGGTGATGATGCCTCCCGCCAATTGCTGCTCAGCGATGCCCAGGCCTTGAGCAACCGTTTCAACTCGGTCTCCACGCAGCTGAACCAACAGAATGCCAACATCAACGGCAACCTGACGAACATGGCAGATCAGGTCAACAAGCTGGCCGCTACTGTGGCGCAGTTGAACCAGAAGATCTCCGAGGTTTCCAGCTCCGGCGGCATGCCGAACGACCTGCTCGACGCGCGTAACGAAACCGTGCGCCAACTGTCGACCTTCACCGGTGCGCAAGTGGTGGAGCGTGAAGGCAGCCTCGACATTTACCTGGGCAGCGGTCAGCCGCTGGTCATAGGCAACACGTCCAACAAACTTGAGACGGTGCCAAGCAAAGAAGATCCGGGCCGTCTGGCGCTGCAGCTCAATCGCGGCTCGAGCACCATCGACATCACGTCGATCATGACCGGCGGTGAAATCGGCGGTCTGCTGCGTTATCGCAGCACCGTGCTGGACCCGGCCATGAACGAACTGGGGCGTGTGGCGCTGGTTGTCGCCGATCAGATGAACAGCCTTCAGGCCCAAGGCATCGACAAGAACGGTGCCTTCGGTTCGAACCTGTTCACCAACATCAATTCGGCCAAGCTGATCTCTGAACGCAGCGTCGCCGCCACCAGCAACGTGGGCGCCGGCAACTTCGATGTGAGCATCAAGGACTCTGGCAAGCTGACCATCAACGATTACAAGGTCACGTTCACCACGGCTACCGACTACACCGTTCAGCGCCTGCCGGACAACACGCCCATGGGGACCTTCAGCACGGCACCGCCGGCAACGGCACCGGTCATCGATGGCTTCGAGCTGAAGTTCAACGCGGCGGCTGCCACGGCGGGCGACACCTTCAAGATCACCCCGACCCGCGATGCGGCGGCGAACATCAAGACCGAGATGACCGACTCCAAGCGTCTGGCCATTGCGGCACCGTTGGGTGCAGCTATTGCGGCGAGCGGCAGTGGTAGCGGCACCCTGTCGATCCCGGCCAGCGGTCAACCGACCCTGACCACCAAGTTCGACATCTACGACACGGCGACCACCACCGCGATGCAGAACGGCCTGAAAAACTCCACGCCGACCAAGGTTGTGTTTGGTGCGGTGTCCGCCAGCGGCACCAGCCAGGCCTACCAGTTTCTGGATGCCAAGGGTGGGGTGATCAGCAGCGGCACCATCAAGCCAGGTGAGACCAACACCCTGAACCTGAGCATTCCGCTCACGGATGCCACGGGTGCGCCGATCCCGCCTGCGCCTGCCACTCAGTACACCGCGGCCTTCAACATGACCATCGCCGGTGCCCCGAGCAACGGCGCGGCGATCAACGTCTCGCTCACCCAGCCGGGCAGCCTGGACAACCGTAACGGCACCGCACTGGCCGGCTTGCAGACCGCGCAGACCGTGGACACCGGTTCGGCCAGCAAAGGTATTTCCCTGAACGACGCTTACGGCAAACTGGTCGAGGGCGTGGGTTCCAAGGCGGCACAGGGCAAGCTCGACAGCGCGGCGACCGACGCCATCCTGGCGAATGCCAAGGGCGCGCGCGACTCGCTCTCGGGTGTCGACCTCGATGAGGAAACCGGCAACCTGGTCAAGTATCAGCAGTACTACACCGCGTCTTCGCAGATCATCAAGGCTGCGCAGGAAACCTTCAGCACACTGATCAACAGTCTTTAAGGAGTCGTAGCCCATGCGCATTTCTACCGCCCAGTTTTACGAGTCCTCGGCTGCGAACTACCAAAAGAACTTCGCCAACGTGGTCAAGAGCAGCGAAGAGGCGAGCAGCCTGGTTCGCGTCAACACGGCCGCTGATGATCCGGTCGGCGCCTCGCGTCTGCTGCAATTGGGTCAGCAGGCCTCGATGCTCGATCAGTTCTCGAACAACATGACGACGATCAAAGCCACGCTTGGCCAGACTGAAGCGGTGATGACCAGCATCGGCAACGTGCTGCAACGCGCCAAGGAACTGGCCCTGGGTGCCGGCAACGCCGGCTATACCGATGCCGACCGCCAGGCGAACGCGTCGGAGCTGGGTCAGATTGAAGAGCAGCTGTTGAGCCTGATGAACACCAAGGACGAAAACGGCAAGTACATTTTCGCCGGCTCCAAGGGCGACACCGTTCCGTTCACGCGCAATACCGACGGCACCTACAGCTACAACGGTGATCAGGTCACGCTGGACCTGCCGATTGGCGATACCCAGTCGATGGCCACCAACAGCACCGGTTGGGCAGTTTTCCAGCAGGCGATCAACACCAGTCGCACGCAGACCGGTATGACTTCGCCTACGCCGGCCGTCGATGGCGGTCGTGTGGTGCTTTCCAATGGTCAGGTGAATTCGGACGTGACCTACAACGCCAAATTCCGTGGTGGCGAGCCCTACACTGTGAATTTCCTCAGCCCTACGCAACTGGAAATCCGGGATTCGCTGGGTAACGACGTCACGTCCGAGGCTTCTGGCAATGGCGTGTTCAGCTCCACCGGCGGTGCCGGCACACAGACGATCAATTTCCGTGGCGTTGATCTGAAGTTGAACATCAACATGAAATCGGGTGATGTTCCGGCGACTGTGTTTCCGGCGCCCCCGTCCCCCAATGCCTACAGCTTCACCCTGGCGGCCAAGCCGGACAGCTTCAACGCGTCTCGTGCGCCAGGCAACGTGTCGACGGATGTGGTTACCAACACGGCAATCACCAGCAGCGCCGCCTACCATGCCAGCTTTCCGGAAGGCGGGGCGATTCTCAAGTTCACCAGCCCTACCGCTTTCGAGTTGTATGCCGCGCCTCTGACGGCGAACAGCAAACCGGTTTCCAACGGCGTTCTGGCGGGCAACGTCGCCACCGCATCGGGTGTCGCCTTTACGCTCAGCGGGGCGCCGACGATGTCTGCCGGTGACCAGTTCTCTGTCGTCGTCAACACGCACCAGACGCAGAACGTTCTGGACACCGTCAGCCAGCTGAAAACCGCGCTGTCGACGCCGACCAACAACAATCCGCTGGCCATTCAGAAACTCAACGAAGCCGTTGGTTCGGGCGTCGGCAACCTGGCCAGTGGCATCGATCAGTTGACCTCCGGCATCAGTTCCGTGGGTGGCCGCGGTGCGTCGTTGACGACCCAGACCGAAATCAACCAGAGCCTGGTGCTGGCCAACACGCAGACCCAGGGGTCGATCCGTGATTCGGACCCGGCCACGGTGATGACCCGCCTGACTTTGCAGCAAACCATGCTGCAGGCCTCGCAATTGGCGTTCAGCAAAATCGCTCAGTTGGGGCTGTTCAACAAAGTCTGAGTCGAGACCTTCGCGCTATTGGCGCGAGGGTTGAGGCACCGAGTGCAAACCGTCTTTTTTCAGCGGTTCAGGGCTGCTCCACTCGTTCCAGAGTGAGCGCCCGCCGCTCGAGAGTTCCCCCGCCGTGAAACCAGCTCCTCTTGTCAGCATCGCCATTCCCGCCTACAACGCCCAGTACTTTCAGGCGGCGTTGCAAAGTGCTCTGAATCAGACTTATGCATCGCTTGAAGTGATTGTCTGTGACGACAGCAGCAGCGACGAAATCCACGATCTGGTCCAGGCCTGCACGGTGCCGCAAGGCTTGACCCTGCGTTATGTGCGCAATGATCGCCACTTGGGGTTCAAGGGTAATCTGATTGCCTGCGCCGAGCAGGCAACCGGGGAGTACCTCAAGTTTCTCTGCGATGACGATCAATTGCTGCCTGAGTGTATTGCCCGTCAGGTGCAGGGTTTCATCGAATATGACGATGTGAACCTGGTGATTGCCCAGCGTCAGTTTTGCGACGGCGATTACCTGCTGCTGCCCGAGCGACTGGAGAACACCAGCTTTTCCTCGGGGAATACGCTGTTCAAGGGCGAAGACTTGCTGGATGTGCTGGAAAGCACGGCGGTCAACTTTCTCAGCAATCTGAGTGGCGCCCTGATGCGCACCCATCAGGTGCTGGAGTATTTGCCTGCCTTGACCCAGATCGGTGAAGGGTTTGTCGCCCGTCTCGATTTCGCCTTGTTTGTGTGTCTGTTGCGTCGCGGCAATCTGGCGGTCATGGGGCAGATACTCAGCTTCGAGCGCTTGCACCCGGCGCGCATGAGCAATCAACTGGAGGTCGAGCAGGCCGTGGCGGTCGAGCTTGGCTGGCTGACCCAGATGCTGGCGGTGCGCAGCGGCGAGCCGGCACCTGCGCCGGGGCATGTTCGCTACATCGATCTGGCCAGCGCCGCCCTCGGTGAGCCGTACGCCTGGGAGGAAATGCCCCTGAGTCGTTCACTGGGCTTTTCCGCGACCTTGATACGTTCGCGGGTGGGTGAAAACTGTGACAGTTTCTCTGATGTGTACCAGCAATGGTTGGCCTGTCGCACCCTGAACCCGGCCCAGCAACGCCTGTTGCCTGCGCGCCTTGCCTCGTGGGCATGGCAGCCGCGGATTGTTCCGGTGGTGATTGATGCCGACGGCGACGATGCAGCGCTGGGCGTCACACTGGAGAGCATCGAGCGGCAGGTCTATGCCGCCGAAACGGTGTTGGTGCTCGGCGGTGAAAATCGTGCCAGTGCCCTTGCCGGTAACGTGATTCGTGTGACCCTGCAAGGCGACGGATTTGAGCAGCTCAATGTCCTTTTGATGCAAATGGACGGTGCGGACTGGTTCTATCTCCTGCGGGCAGGTGATCGCCTGAATGAACTGGCCTTGCTGCTTTTGGCCGAGCGCATGGTCGAGAGTGCCGGTGCGTTGTGCATTTACAGTGATGAAGGTGGTCTGCGCAACGAGTTGTCGGTGGAGCCGATCTTCAAATCCGATTTCAATCTGGACCTGTTGCGCAGTTATCCCTACATCGGGCGGACACTGGCCATTCAGCGCCAACGCTTTGTGGACGCCGGTGGATTCAACCCGGATTTCACCGAGCTCAGTCCACATGATCTGCTCTGGCGCCTCGTCGAAAGCCATGGCGCG
This genomic window contains:
- the phhA gene encoding phenylalanine 4-monooxygenase, translating into MKQTQYVAREPDAQGFIDYPAEEHAVWNTLITRQLKVIEGRACQEYLDGIEKLGLPHDRIPQLGEINKVLGETTGWQVARVPALIPFQTFFELLANKQFPVATFIRTREELDYLQEPDIFHEIFGHCPLLTNPWFAEFTHTYGKLGLQASKEERVYLARLYWMTIEFGLVDTPEGQRIYGGGILSSPKETVYCLSDEPEHQTFDPLECMRTPYRIDILQPLYFVLPNLKRLFDLAHEDIMGMVKQGMQLGLHAPKFPPKPKAA
- the flgG gene encoding flagellar basal-body rod protein FlgG; protein product: MLPALWVAKTGLSAQDTNLTTISNNLANVSTTGFKRDRAEFQDLLYQIKRQPGAQSTQDSELPSGLQIGTGVRIVGTQKNFNAGSLQTTEQPLDMAIDGRGFFQILQPDGTTSYTRDGTFHLDSNGQIVNASGFALEPAIVIPNDAQTFTVGRDGTVSITIAGNPASQVIGNLQTADFINPAGLQAVGNNLFLETAASGAPQVGTPGLAGFGTTLQNTLETSNVSTVEEMVNMITTQRAYEMNSKVISTADQMLSFVTQNL
- a CDS encoding flagellar basal body P-ring protein FlgI; translated protein: MLSAAFNAQAERLKDIASISGVRSNQLIGYGLVVGLNGTGDQTTQTPFTLQTFNNMLSQFGIKVPAGSGNVQLKNVAAVSISADLPAFAKPGQQVDITVASIGNSKSLRGGTLLLTPLKGIDGNVYAVAQGNLVVGGFDAEGRDGSKITVNVPSAGRIPGGASVERSVPSGFNQGNSLTLNLNRSDFTTAKRIVDKINDMLGPGVAQAIDGGSIRVTAPLDPSQRVDYLSILENLEVDPGQAVAKVIINSRTGTIVIGQNVKVSPAAVTHGSLTVTITEDPIVSQPGPLSNGQTAVVPRSRVNAQQEAKPMFKFGPGTTLDEIVRAVNQVGAAPGDLMAILEALKQAGALQADLIVI
- a CDS encoding 4a-hydroxytetrahydrobiopterin dehydratase, whose translation is MSTLNQAHCEACRADAPQVSDEELPVLIKQIPDWNIEVRDSIMQLEKVFLFKNFKHALAFTNAVGEISEAEGHHPGLLTEWGKVTVTWWSHSIKGLHRNDFIMAARTDEVAKDAEGRK
- the flgH gene encoding flagellar basal body L-ring protein FlgH codes for the protein MNRFVSVLALSGVAALAGCVGPTPKPNDPYYAPVLPRTPLPAAANNGSIYQAGFEQNLYSDRKAFRVGDIITITLNEKTQASKNANSQIGKNSKASIGLSSLFGTIPNTNNPLSDGDLTLDAGYSGDRATKGDSKAGQGNSLTGSITVTVADVLPNGIIAVRGEKWMTLNTGDELVRIAGLVRADDIATDNTVSSTRIADARITYSGTGSFADASQPGWFDRFFLSPLFPF
- a CDS encoding sigma-54-dependent transcriptional regulator is translated as MRIKVHCQNRIGILRDILNLLVEYGINVARGEVGGEHGNAIYLHCPNLINIQFQALRPKFESIAGVFGVKRVGLMPSERRHMELNALLGALEFPVLSIDMGGSIVAANRAAAQLLGVRVDEVPGIPLSRYAEDFDLPELVRANKSRINGLRVKVKGDVFLADIAPLQSEHDDSEAMAGAVLTLHRADRVGERIYNVRKQELRGFDSIFQSSKVMAAVVREARRMAPLDAPLLIEGETGTGKELLARACHLASPRGQSPLMALNCAGLPESMAETELFGYGPGAFEGARAEGKLGLLELTAGGTLFLDGVGEMSPRLQVKLLRFLQDGCFRRVGSDEEVYLDVRVICATQVDLSELCARGEFRQDLYHRLNVLSLHIPPLRECLDGLTPLVEHFLDQASRQIGCPLPKLAPAAMERLGHYHWPGNVRQLENVLFQAVSLCEGGTVKAEHIRLPDYGVRQPLGDFSLEGGLDAIVGRFEKAVLERLYSEHPSSRQLGKRLGVSHTTIANKLREYEVGKEPG
- a CDS encoding flagellar basal body rod protein FlgF encodes the protein MDKYLYVAMTGASQNALAQKAHANNLANISTNGFQKDLEQARSMPVFGDSFPARAFAMSERPATDFSSGSLVETGRDLDVAVQGNGWIAVQNPDGGESYVRTGSLNVDALGVLRAGNGMPVLGNGGPISVPPEQQIEVGEDGTVSIRAMGEGPRVMAEVDRIKLVNPDFKNMTKGLDGSIHTKDGQPAQADANVKLVSGFLESSNVNAVEEMTSVLALAKQFELHIKMMNTAKDDDQAMARVLQIS